The Gordonia iterans DNA window GTCCTCGGGCTGCACCACCACCCGCAGACGCAGCTGCCGACGGCCGTGTTCGTCGCCGGATTCCACCCGGACCGTCGCGGCGATCAGCACGACGGCGACGTCGCCGTCACGCGCGGCGAGCGCGTTCCCATCGATGTGCGCCTCGCCGCGACTGCCGTGCGTCTGGACGAACGCCGAGTAGGCGTCGGCGGACTGGGCGAACTCGTCGTGGAACTCGCCGGTCGCCCCGGAGAGGATCTCGCGGGCGCGGCGCTGGTCGTCGGCATCCGCGGTCAGCAGCAGCTCCACGCGGGCAGTCGCCGCATCGACCAGTTCCCGGTCCGAGTACGCCGGTCCACGCTCGACGGCGGCCCATACCGCTCCTGCCGCGCCGAGCACGGTCAGCACGGCGAACACCGCCAGCGCCGTCCGGATCCGGATGGACAGGCGCTGCCGCTCACCGGCGTCGCATTCGGCCGCCGCGAGCTCGTCGCGCGCGGCCGAGCGCGCCACCCGGGCTTCCCGCCACCGCCGCATCGCCGCGCTCGATCCCATCGCCACACGTCGACTCTAAGCGGTGCCCGCGCGAGGACGGCCCGGACGCTACCGGCCGATCCGTGCGTCGTACTCGGCCCGCGCTTCCCGGTCCGGATGCAGAAAGATCGTGTCGGTCTTGGTCATCGCCCGCAGCCGCCGTTTGAGGCCGTGCGGCAGGATCGTGTTGACCCCGACCCAGCCCATCGACGCCGGCGCCACCGCGCGCACACGCGGCCGCGCGATGATCCGGACCACTGCGTCGGCTACCTCGCCGGGCTCGACGGTGGTGACCAGCGCGTTGGTCTGCAGCCCGTCGATCAGCCCGGTCTCGGTGAACGTCGGCAGCACGGCGGACACTCGTACTCCGCGCGGTGCGAGCTCGGCGTCGAGCGCCTCGGAGAACTCGATCACGCCCGCCTTGGCACCGTTGTAGACCGTCAGCCCGGGATTGGGCAGCCGCCCCGCGATCGAGGCGACGTTCACCACCTGTCCCGCGCCTCGTTCCACCATCCGCCGGGCGGCGGCCTGACTGCCGAGCATCACGCCGACCAGATCGATCTCCACTGTCCGCCGGATCAGCGCTTCGCTGTAGTCGAGGAACCCGCCCACCGGCATGATCCCGGCGTTGTTCACCAGGACGTCGACCGGCCCGACCCGGTTCTCCACCTCGTCGAGGAAGGCACCGAACGACGACGAGTCCGTCACGTCCAGGACCAGCCCCTCGATCCCGAGATCGGCGGCGGCCTTGCCGACGGCGTCGGAGTCTATGTCGCCGATCGCCACCCGGGCACCGGCGTCGTGCAATCGCGATGCGGTCTCGAAACCGATTCCGCGAGCCCCACCGGTCACGGCGATCACCTTGTCCGCCAACGCCTCCCGTGTATGCGCCAGACGACGGTCAGCGCGCTCCCGGCGTGCGGTCAACATGGGCAGGCGCATCGGATTCCTCCAGTGGTGCGAGAGATTCGCGGTCGTTCGGGGCGGCAGGCGTCAGTGGATCATCGGCGCGAGGAACGTGGCGGCCATCGCGCGGACGGCTTCGGGAGTGCGGTCGGCGTCGTCGGAGGCCGGGATCTCCAGGAACGAGATCACCAGGCGCACCTGCAGCTCGACGGCCTTGCGCAGGTCGGCGTCGGGCATCGTCGCACCCGCCGTCCGGATGGTCCCGGCGACCCGGTCGGTCACCATGTCGATGAACAGCGCGCTCATCGAAGCGGTGAGGCCCCGGATCTCCGAGTCCTGCAGAACCATGCGGTTGAGCAAGGGATCGGACTCGACCATGGCGGCGCCGTGTGCGAAGGCCTCCACCACCGCGTCGGCCGGACTCAGCCCGGCGACCGCCTCTTCGAGTTCTGCCATGCCGTTCTCGAAGGTCCGGTTCGCGAGCGCGATCAGCAGGTTGTCCTTACTCGGGAAGCGCCGATAGAGCGTCGACCGGCTGACCCCTGCCGCCTTCGCGATGGAATCCATGTTCGCTTGGCGCACACCGACTTCGGTGAACTCCTCCGCTGCGGCATCGAGAATCGCCAGCTCCTGCTCTTCCGGCGATGCGGTGACTCGGGCCTTGCGCGCCGGGGCCATCAGGCGTTCTCGTTCGAAGGGCGGCGCACCAGCGTCACGGGGAGTCGATCCTTCGGCACGGGCAACGCACTGTAATCCATGGGTAAACGGTAGCCCGCGGGCACGAACCATTCGTAGTCCCGGAGAAGGTTGTGCATTATGGTCTTGATCTCCATCTGCCCGAAGTACAGGCCGATGCATTTGTGCACCCCGCCGCCGAACGGCATCCACGCCATACGGTGTCCCTTGTCCTCCGCGCGCTCGGGCGCGAAGCGCTCCGGATCGAAGGTGTCCGGGTCCGTGTAGTACTGCGGATCTCGGTGATTCGACATCTGGGGGATGGTCACCATCGTCCCCTTCGGGATGAAATGACCGAGGACCTGCGTGTCTTTGATCGCCGTCCGGGGCTGCGCCGGCACCGGCGGACACAACCGCAGCGATTCCTTCATCACCGCGTCGAGCACCGTGAGTTCGCCGAGGTCGTCGTACGTCAGTTCCGCGCCGAGCTCCATCGACTGCGCCCGTGCCCTGGCCTGCCACTTCGGGTGCTCGGCCAGGCGGTACGCCATCTGCGTCAGCGTGATCGTGGAGGTGTCGTGGGCGGCCATCAGCACGAAGATCATGTGGTTCACCACGTCTTCGTCGGTGAATCGGTGGCCGTCGTCGCTCTCGGCGTGGCACAGGACGGAGAACAGGTCCGGCGTCTGTGCGGCGCGCTTGGCGTCGATGTGCGCGTAGAAGAAGTCCTCGAGGATCTTCCGGGAACGCAGTCCCTTCCACCACCGGCCGCCCGGGACCGGCTTGCGCACCAGCGCGACGCCCGCCCGCACGGTCTCGATGAACGCCTTGTTCAGGCGGTCGGCCTCGGCCTGTGACAGCTCCAGGCCGAGGAAGATCTCCAGAGCGATGTCGAGTGTCAACTCCTTGAACTGTTCCATCAGCTTCACGCGGCCGGGACGATTCAGCCCGCGCGCTCCGCTCCCGGCGCTGGTGGGGAACTTCGCCACCCGGTCGACGATCACCGGCTGCATCTCCGCGAAGTAGTCCTTGAGCACGTTCGGCGAGAACGCCTGCTGCATGATGTGCCGGTGGTGGCGGTGCTCGTCGAAGTCCAGGAGCATGATCCCGCGGTTGAAGAACGGGCCGATGAAGTAGCTCCAGGCCGGTCCGTTGGCGAAGGCCTTGTCCTTGTTCATCAGGATCTCGCTCGCGCCGGTCGCGCCGGTCGCGGTGACCATCTGCAGTCCGAAGGCGTTGATCGCGAACACGTCGCCGTACTCCGCGCGGCGCTGCCTGGCGAAGGCAAAGGGATCGCGCCGCATGGACAGGACTTCGAGCAGCCCGTTGCGCTGACAGACCGGCACGGGCAGCAGGTCGCTGCCCTCGTCCGGCCGGGCAAGAAGCGGTGTGGCCATCGCTGGTTCCTCCTCGGTGCGCCGCCGCCCGATGTGAAGCGGCTCACCTCTATTGGAACAGATTCTTCTATTTGTTTCTAGTGCCCTTCGGCGGCGAGCCCGCGCCACCCAGGTCCGGTCAGGCCGGACCGTCAGCGCGCCATCAAGATTGCGTGACAGCGCCGCAGCCGGTCCTCCCACCAGGCACGGCGGTCCGGCGCAGCGAGGGGAAGGTCGTCGTCGGGCTGCAGGAGCCGGGGCCGGACCACCCCCTTGCGCGGGACGAACGACGGCGCGACGTCCCGCTCGAAGAGCACCCCGGTGCCCAGCCCGCACGCCAGGTCGAGCTGCGGGAGCGCCGCCGCGGCGGCGACGGACGCGGACATCCCGATCGCCGAGTCGAGCGCCGAGGAGATCACCACCTCCATCTTCAACGCACCGCGGAGCGCGAGCACCTTGCGCATGCCGCCCAGCGGCGCCACCTTGAGGACCGCGATGTCGGCGGCGTCGGCCTTGGCCACCAGGAGGGGATCCTCCGCGCGGCGGATCGACTCGTCGGCGGCGATCGGCACGTCGACGACGCGGCGAACCGCCGCGAGCTCCTTGACCGTGGCGCACGGCTGTTCCACGTACTGCACGTCGCCGATGGCCTCGATCGACTCGATCGCGGTGGGCACGTCCCACGCGCCGTTGGCGTCGATCCGGACGTTGGGGACCAGCTCGCGCACTGCGGCCACCCGCTGGACGTCGTCGTCGAGTGTCTGCCCCGCCTCGGCGACCTTGACCTTCGCGGTGTCCGCACCCGGATACCGCGCGAGGATCTCGGCGACCTGCTCGGCGGGCACCGCGGGCACGGTCGCGTTGACGGGGACGGTGTCGCGCGCCGCGGGCGGCGGCCCCTGCCAGGCCTGCTCGATGCCGGCGGCGAGCCAGTTCGCCGCCTCGGCGTCGTCGTACTCGACGAACGCGCCGAACTCGCCCCACCCCTTGATCCCGCGGAAGATCATCGTCTCGCGGACGGTGATGCCGCGGAACCGGGTCCGCATGGGAAGGGCGACCACCAGCGCGCTCTCCAGGATCTGATCCACCGGCGGCAGCTGCGGCTTGCTCGCCCGGACCACGAAGGTCGGCATCTCGCCGTGCTTGCTCGGGATCGCGAAGGGATTGTTGGCGCCGGGCTGATAGACCATGTCCCGACCCTACCGAGGCACCGAACGCCGCGACGCTACTCGGCGTCGAGCCGACCCCCTCGTCGACGTGTCTCTCCCGCCCGGTATTGACACAAACTCTTCCACTCGTCTCAAACTCTCGCTAGCCTGTGCACATGACCACCGACTTCTCCACCGGCGTGCGCGAGGCAGAGCCGAGCTTCCTCGACGAGGTCGACGTCGACTCGCTCGACCTGCGCCTGGGCGCGGACTCCCTGCTGTGGAAGTTCGCGGGCGACTCGCGGATGATCCTGGGTTTCCAGCGCCTGGCCGGTACC harbors:
- a CDS encoding SDR family oxidoreductase, giving the protein MRLPMLTARRERADRRLAHTREALADKVIAVTGGARGIGFETASRLHDAGARVAIGDIDSDAVGKAAADLGIEGLVLDVTDSSSFGAFLDEVENRVGPVDVLVNNAGIMPVGGFLDYSEALIRRTVEIDLVGVMLGSQAAARRMVERGAGQVVNVASIAGRLPNPGLTVYNGAKAGVIEFSEALDAELAPRGVRVSAVLPTFTETGLIDGLQTNALVTTVEPGEVADAVVRIIARPRVRAVAPASMGWVGVNTILPHGLKRRLRAMTKTDTIFLHPDREARAEYDARIGR
- a CDS encoding TetR/AcrR family transcriptional regulator — translated: MAPARKARVTASPEEQELAILDAAAEEFTEVGVRQANMDSIAKAAGVSRSTLYRRFPSKDNLLIALANRTFENGMAELEEAVAGLSPADAVVEAFAHGAAMVESDPLLNRMVLQDSEIRGLTASMSALFIDMVTDRVAGTIRTAGATMPDADLRKAVELQVRLVISFLEIPASDDADRTPEAVRAMAATFLAPMIH
- a CDS encoding cytochrome P450, with product MATPLLARPDEGSDLLPVPVCQRNGLLEVLSMRRDPFAFARQRRAEYGDVFAINAFGLQMVTATGATGASEILMNKDKAFANGPAWSYFIGPFFNRGIMLLDFDEHRHHRHIMQQAFSPNVLKDYFAEMQPVIVDRVAKFPTSAGSGARGLNRPGRVKLMEQFKELTLDIALEIFLGLELSQAEADRLNKAFIETVRAGVALVRKPVPGGRWWKGLRSRKILEDFFYAHIDAKRAAQTPDLFSVLCHAESDDGHRFTDEDVVNHMIFVLMAAHDTSTITLTQMAYRLAEHPKWQARARAQSMELGAELTYDDLGELTVLDAVMKESLRLCPPVPAQPRTAIKDTQVLGHFIPKGTMVTIPQMSNHRDPQYYTDPDTFDPERFAPERAEDKGHRMAWMPFGGGVHKCIGLYFGQMEIKTIMHNLLRDYEWFVPAGYRLPMDYSALPVPKDRLPVTLVRRPSNENA
- a CDS encoding o-succinylbenzoate synthase; amino-acid sequence: MPTFVVRASKPQLPPVDQILESALVVALPMRTRFRGITVRETMIFRGIKGWGEFGAFVEYDDAEAANWLAAGIEQAWQGPPPAARDTVPVNATVPAVPAEQVAEILARYPGADTAKVKVAEAGQTLDDDVQRVAAVRELVPNVRIDANGAWDVPTAIESIEAIGDVQYVEQPCATVKELAAVRRVVDVPIAADESIRRAEDPLLVAKADAADIAVLKVAPLGGMRKVLALRGALKMEVVISSALDSAIGMSASVAAAAALPQLDLACGLGTGVLFERDVAPSFVPRKGVVRPRLLQPDDDLPLAAPDRRAWWEDRLRRCHAILMAR